The following coding sequences lie in one Pseudomonas monsensis genomic window:
- a CDS encoding glycosyltransferase family 4 protein: MKLVLSVEPIRFPLTGIGRYTYELALRLQQSPEITDLQFFAGRRFLPELPTAANESGSGYGLKRAVQKNFLAVEAYRLLMPMLRKAALKGHGDFLYHSPNYYLPPFAGRSVATFHDLSPFTWAHCHAPQLVRYLQKELKTTLVRADALITDSEFTRQELASYFSWPVERIHTVPLASSPEFYPRPLEALRSVLARHGLEPGGYTLFVGTIEPRKNIETLLVAYSRLPLAVRARWPLILTGYHGWRNDTIHEKLESARREGWAHYLGFVPSEDLPVLFAGARLFAFPSLYEGFGLPVLEAMSSGVPVVCSNSSSLPEVAGNAALMCAAMDVDELTRLIERGLTDQAWREIAVVNGMKHAQGFSWERCARETLQVYRKVIDGK; encoded by the coding sequence ATGAAGCTAGTCCTGTCTGTCGAGCCGATCCGCTTTCCGCTGACCGGCATCGGCCGCTATACCTATGAACTTGCGCTGAGACTTCAGCAAAGTCCTGAAATCACTGATCTGCAATTTTTTGCCGGTCGACGTTTTTTGCCTGAACTGCCGACCGCTGCCAATGAATCCGGCAGTGGTTATGGCTTGAAGCGTGCGGTACAAAAGAACTTTCTCGCCGTAGAGGCTTATCGGTTACTGATGCCGATGCTGCGCAAGGCAGCCCTCAAGGGACATGGCGATTTTCTGTATCACAGCCCCAACTATTATTTGCCGCCCTTTGCTGGTCGAAGTGTGGCGACCTTTCATGATCTTTCGCCCTTCACCTGGGCCCATTGCCACGCGCCGCAACTGGTGCGTTATCTGCAAAAGGAACTGAAAACCACGTTGGTGAGGGCTGACGCGCTGATCACCGATTCGGAGTTCACTCGCCAGGAACTGGCGAGTTATTTCTCTTGGCCGGTCGAACGTATTCATACCGTGCCCCTGGCGAGTTCTCCAGAGTTCTACCCGCGGCCGCTCGAAGCGTTGCGCAGTGTTCTGGCTCGGCACGGTCTGGAGCCGGGTGGCTATACACTTTTTGTCGGCACCATCGAGCCGCGCAAGAACATCGAGACATTGCTCGTGGCCTATAGCCGCTTGCCGCTGGCGGTACGAGCCCGTTGGCCGTTGATCCTTACCGGCTACCACGGTTGGCGCAATGACACGATTCACGAAAAACTCGAAAGCGCCAGGCGCGAAGGCTGGGCGCATTACCTCGGGTTCGTTCCCAGTGAAGACTTGCCTGTACTGTTTGCGGGCGCACGCCTGTTCGCCTTTCCATCGCTCTATGAAGGTTTTGGTCTGCCCGTTCTGGAGGCCATGAGCTCCGGTGTGCCGGTGGTCTGCTCCAATAGTTCCTCGTTGCCTGAGGTGGCGGGCAACGCCGCTCTGATGTGCGCCGCAATGGATGTCGATGAGCTGACGCGCTTGATCGAGCGAGGGCTGACTGATCAGGCCTGGCGTGAAATCGCCGTCGTCAATGGAATGAAACATGCCCAAGGCTTTTCCTGGGAGCGTTGCGCCAGGGAAACCTTGCAGGTCTATCGAAAGGTAATCGACGGAAAATGA
- a CDS encoding glycosyltransferase family 4 protein yields MKVLIVNNMAPFIWGGAEELAVNLQRNLIIAGHDAEVMRIPAQWEPASRIPSQMLMTRTMEIFNTDHVIALKFPAYLVRHHRKSLWLLHQYRQAYDLYDVGHTNLPADQSGTDIRNAIINADNETFAESRHIYTNSEVTRQRLLKYNGFDSQVLLPPVNDPEALTGGEYGDYIFAGGRVNSMKRQYLLLQALAKADQRVKLVIAGPPESHADTLQLHSIINEFGLHDRVKLDLGFLPRATYVNYVNQALAVAYIPFDEDSLGYVAMEAATARKALITTTDSGGILGLVTPHESGWRAEPTAESLAEAMNAAFESKTRTIQYGEGAQALWNTLGINWPETIEALLK; encoded by the coding sequence ATGAAAGTCCTGATTGTAAACAACATGGCCCCGTTCATCTGGGGCGGTGCGGAAGAGCTGGCTGTCAATCTGCAAAGAAACCTGATCATTGCCGGTCACGATGCCGAAGTCATGCGCATACCGGCTCAGTGGGAACCTGCCTCGCGCATCCCCTCCCAGATGCTGATGACGCGCACCATGGAAATCTTCAACACCGATCACGTCATCGCCTTGAAGTTTCCGGCGTATCTGGTCCGCCACCACAGAAAGTCATTGTGGCTGCTGCATCAATATCGTCAGGCCTACGACCTGTACGATGTCGGGCATACCAATCTGCCAGCGGACCAAAGCGGTACGGACATTCGCAACGCCATCATCAACGCGGACAACGAAACCTTCGCCGAGAGCCGCCACATCTACACCAACTCGGAAGTCACGCGACAGCGCCTGCTCAAATACAACGGGTTCGATTCGCAGGTGCTGCTGCCGCCGGTCAACGACCCGGAAGCGCTCACCGGCGGGGAGTATGGCGACTATATTTTTGCCGGTGGCCGCGTCAACAGCATGAAGCGTCAGTACCTGCTCCTGCAGGCGCTCGCCAAAGCCGATCAACGCGTCAAGCTGGTCATTGCCGGCCCTCCCGAGTCCCATGCCGATACGCTGCAACTGCATTCGATCATCAACGAATTCGGCCTGCATGACCGCGTCAAGCTTGACCTTGGCTTCCTGCCCCGTGCCACCTACGTCAACTACGTCAATCAGGCGCTCGCCGTCGCCTACATCCCTTTTGACGAAGATTCGCTGGGCTATGTGGCCATGGAAGCTGCAACGGCGCGCAAAGCGCTGATCACCACGACAGACAGTGGCGGGATCCTTGGCCTGGTCACCCCCCACGAGTCCGGCTGGCGGGCAGAACCCACCGCCGAAAGTCTCGCGGAAGCCATGAATGCCGCTTTTGAGAGCAAGACCCGGACCATCCAGTATGGTGAAGGCGCCCAGGCGCTGTGGAATACGCTGGGCATCAATTGGCCCGAGACCATCGAGGCGCTTCTCAAATGA
- a CDS encoding glycosyltransferase family 4 protein, with product MIKVLHFFKTYYPETMGGIEQVIFQIAQGGAEHGFSSEVLYLSERGAARNETVGNHITHRSKLDLHVASTGFSLSAFKDFAELAKAADVVHFHFPWPYMDLVHFATRHGKPSVVSYHSDIVKQKTLLKLYQPLMNRFLGSVDCIVASSPNYVQSSPVLSRFRDKVEIIPYGLDRATYPSVSEAKLDFWRGKVGSKFFLFVGALRYYKGLDYLLDAAKITGLPVVILGGGHQEAELKAQAARLGLSNVHFLGGLADDDKAALLTLCHAFVFPSHLRSESFGISLLEAAMYGKPLISCEIGSGTTYINIANETGLVVPPRDSVALANAMLALSSNPELAKIMGENALQRYLKVFSADSMVSAYASIYRRLLQES from the coding sequence ATGATCAAGGTTCTGCACTTTTTCAAAACCTACTATCCGGAAACGATGGGGGGCATCGAGCAAGTCATCTTCCAGATAGCCCAGGGCGGTGCCGAGCATGGATTTTCGTCCGAAGTGCTGTATCTCAGTGAGCGGGGCGCGGCGCGCAACGAAACGGTTGGTAATCACATTACCCATCGTTCAAAGCTTGATCTGCATGTCGCTTCGACCGGTTTCTCCCTGTCTGCGTTCAAGGACTTTGCCGAGTTGGCGAAAGCGGCGGACGTGGTGCATTTCCACTTTCCCTGGCCGTACATGGATCTGGTTCATTTTGCGACCCGCCATGGCAAGCCCTCCGTGGTCAGCTACCACTCCGATATCGTCAAGCAAAAGACCCTGCTCAAGCTGTATCAGCCGTTGATGAACCGCTTTCTGGGCAGCGTTGATTGCATCGTCGCCTCGTCGCCGAACTACGTGCAAAGCAGTCCTGTGCTGTCTCGGTTTCGCGACAAGGTCGAGATCATTCCCTATGGTCTGGACAGGGCGACCTATCCGTCGGTCTCCGAGGCGAAGCTTGATTTTTGGCGCGGCAAGGTCGGTTCAAAGTTTTTCCTGTTTGTCGGTGCGCTGCGTTATTACAAAGGGCTCGACTACCTGCTCGACGCGGCGAAGATCACTGGGTTGCCTGTGGTCATTCTCGGGGGAGGGCATCAGGAGGCCGAGCTTAAGGCGCAAGCTGCGCGGCTCGGACTTTCCAACGTGCATTTTCTGGGTGGTTTGGCCGATGACGACAAAGCTGCGTTGCTGACCCTGTGCCATGCGTTTGTTTTTCCATCGCACCTGCGGTCGGAATCGTTTGGCATTTCGCTGCTTGAGGCGGCGATGTATGGCAAACCGCTCATTTCCTGTGAAATCGGTTCGGGCACGACCTATATCAATATCGCCAACGAAACCGGTTTGGTGGTTCCCCCACGTGATTCTGTGGCGCTCGCCAATGCAATGTTGGCTTTATCGAGCAATCCTGAGCTCGCAAAGATCATGGGCGAGAATGCGCTTCAGCGCTATTTGAAGGTGTTTTCGGCGGACTCAATGGTGTCTGCGTACGCTTCAATATACCGGCGCTTATTGCAAGAGTCCTGA
- the gmd gene encoding GDP-mannose 4,6-dehydratase, giving the protein MKAIVTGITGQDGAYLAELLLEKGYTVYGTYRRTSSVNFWRIEELGIEKNPNLHLVEYDLTDLSASIRLLQTTEATEVYNLAAQSFVGVSFDQPLTTGDITGMGCVNLLEAIRIVNPKVRFYQASTSEMFGKVQAIPQVESTPFYPRSPYGVAKLYAHWMTINYRESYGIFATSGILFNHESPLRGREFVTRKITDSVAKIKLGLLDKMELGNLDAKRDWGFAKEYVEGMWRMLQADEPDTFVLATNRTETVRDFVTMAFKAVGIDLSWSGVAEDEQGTDAATGKVLVTINPKFYRPTEVELLIGNPAKAKAALGWEPKTTLEELCRMMVEADLRRNEKGFSF; this is encoded by the coding sequence ATGAAAGCTATCGTTACTGGCATTACTGGGCAAGACGGCGCCTACCTGGCGGAACTGCTGCTGGAAAAGGGTTATACGGTGTACGGCACCTACCGTCGGACCAGTTCTGTCAATTTCTGGCGCATCGAAGAGCTTGGGATTGAAAAGAATCCCAACCTGCATCTGGTCGAGTACGACCTGACCGACCTGTCGGCCAGCATCCGTCTGCTTCAGACCACCGAAGCGACCGAGGTCTACAACCTCGCGGCCCAGAGTTTCGTAGGCGTGTCTTTCGATCAGCCGCTGACTACCGGCGACATAACTGGTATGGGCTGTGTGAATCTTCTGGAAGCGATCCGTATCGTTAATCCGAAGGTGCGCTTCTATCAGGCTTCGACGTCCGAAATGTTCGGCAAGGTGCAGGCGATTCCTCAGGTTGAAAGCACGCCTTTCTACCCGCGCAGCCCTTACGGTGTTGCCAAGCTGTACGCTCACTGGATGACCATCAACTACCGCGAGTCCTACGGTATCTTCGCGACCAGTGGCATCCTGTTTAACCACGAATCGCCACTGCGCGGCCGTGAGTTCGTGACCCGTAAAATCACTGACTCCGTTGCCAAGATCAAGCTCGGCCTGCTCGACAAGATGGAACTGGGCAACCTCGACGCCAAGCGCGACTGGGGCTTTGCCAAAGAGTACGTCGAAGGTATGTGGCGCATGCTGCAGGCCGATGAGCCGGACACCTTCGTATTGGCCACCAACCGTACCGAAACCGTGCGTGATTTTGTCACCATGGCCTTCAAGGCTGTCGGCATTGATCTGTCCTGGAGCGGCGTTGCAGAAGACGAGCAGGGTACTGATGCGGCCACCGGTAAAGTGCTGGTCACGATCAATCCGAAGTTCTATCGCCCGACGGAAGTGGAACTGCTGATCGGCAATCCGGCCAAGGCCAAGGCTGCCCTGGGCTGGGAGCCGAAAACCACGCTGGAAGAGCTGTGCCGCATGATGGTGGAAGCTGACCTGCGTCGAAATGAAAAAGGATTTTCGTTCTGA
- a CDS encoding ABC transporter ATP-binding protein, protein MSLIEFKNVCVDFPIYNANGRSLKKRLMQVATGGQLGADQQGRVVVRALEDLTFTLRDGDRVGLLGHNGAGKSTLLRLLSSVYEPSTGTAVIKGEIGSLIDISLGTDPEATGRENIFLRGGILGMTKAQIAEKLDEIIEFSELGDFVDMPIRTYSSGMHLRLAFAVSTTIKPEILLMDEWLSVGDEGFKHKAEIRMNELVKSTNILVIASHSRELVMHTCNRVLWLEHGKIKMDGDPATVTAAYFGA, encoded by the coding sequence ATGTCCTTGATCGAATTCAAAAATGTTTGTGTAGATTTCCCGATCTACAACGCTAACGGCCGATCCCTGAAAAAGCGTCTGATGCAGGTTGCGACCGGCGGTCAGTTGGGTGCGGACCAACAAGGTCGCGTAGTTGTCAGAGCACTGGAAGACTTGACGTTTACCCTGCGCGACGGCGATCGCGTCGGACTGCTTGGACATAACGGCGCCGGCAAGAGCACCCTGCTGCGCCTGCTCAGCAGCGTTTACGAGCCCTCCACTGGCACTGCCGTGATCAAGGGTGAAATCGGCTCGCTGATCGACATCTCGCTGGGCACGGATCCGGAAGCCACCGGGCGGGAGAACATTTTCCTGCGTGGCGGCATCCTCGGGATGACCAAGGCACAGATCGCCGAAAAGCTGGACGAGATCATCGAGTTTTCCGAATTGGGCGATTTCGTCGATATGCCAATCCGTACCTACTCGTCAGGCATGCACCTGCGTTTGGCGTTCGCGGTATCGACGACGATCAAACCGGAAATCCTGTTGATGGACGAATGGCTCTCGGTGGGCGATGAAGGCTTCAAGCACAAGGCTGAAATCCGCATGAACGAGCTGGTGAAGTCGACCAATATCCTGGTAATCGCCAGCCATTCGCGCGAACTGGTCATGCACACCTGCAATCGGGTGTTGTGGCTGGAACACGGCAAAATAAAGATGGATGGCGACCCGGCGACGGTCACCGCTGCCTATTTCGGAGCTTGA
- a CDS encoding acetyltransferase produces MKTEVIVVGAGGHAKVCIELLHAQGDKVAYCVGNPDSPDTCLGIPVLKSDDHLAALRQDGYEQAFIAIGSNSLRNKLARKVTEMGFRLVNAISPAAVVSPSALLGTGIAVMAGAVINAEATISDLCIINTGATIDHDCVIGAAAHIAPQCALAGNVQVGPLSFIGVGSKIIPEIHIGESVMVGAGSVVISNIGSATTVVGVPAKALHKI; encoded by the coding sequence ATGAAGACTGAAGTCATCGTGGTCGGTGCCGGCGGGCACGCGAAGGTGTGCATCGAACTGCTGCATGCGCAAGGCGACAAGGTGGCCTATTGCGTTGGTAATCCGGACAGCCCGGATACCTGCCTGGGCATCCCCGTACTCAAAAGCGACGATCACCTTGCAGCCCTGCGTCAGGACGGATACGAACAGGCGTTCATTGCCATCGGCTCGAATTCACTGAGAAACAAGCTGGCCCGGAAAGTCACCGAAATGGGGTTCCGCCTGGTCAATGCCATCAGTCCGGCGGCGGTGGTTTCACCTTCAGCCTTGCTGGGAACAGGCATTGCGGTGATGGCCGGTGCGGTCATCAATGCCGAGGCGACGATTTCGGACCTTTGCATCATCAACACCGGCGCCACCATTGACCACGATTGCGTGATTGGAGCCGCGGCACATATCGCCCCTCAGTGCGCGCTGGCGGGCAACGTGCAGGTGGGCCCCCTGAGCTTTATCGGTGTCGGCAGCAAAATCATTCCCGAGATCCACATCGGTGAGTCGGTCATGGTCGGTGCCGGAAGCGTGGTCATTTCGAATATCGGGTCGGCAACCACAGTAGTCGGCGTGCCAGCCAAAGCTCTACACAAAATTTGA
- a CDS encoding glycosyltransferase family 4 protein — protein MKIALCSTFVPFIRGGGRNIVDWLASTLTAAGHQVEVVYLPELDAPDLLFQQMMALRWVDLQAADRIICFRPQSHLIPHPHKILWFIHHIRAFYDMWDSPYRDFPDNAKHRAIRDALADADTRALGEAKTIFTNSKVVSNRLKTYNDVDSEVLYPPVFESERFFCAGYNDEIAYICRLEHHKRQHLLIDALSYTTTPVRLRLLGTGAGPDYGISLRQKIEEFGLEDRVTLDDRWITEEEKVEHLSLCLAAAYLPVDEDSYGYPSLEASHAEKPILTTTDSGGVLELVKDGYNGYIAEPTPESLAQAMDKLYRDRSNTEAMGKNAKQRLVDLKISWSHVLERLLA, from the coding sequence ATGAAAATCGCCCTTTGCTCCACTTTTGTGCCCTTTATCCGCGGGGGCGGAAGAAATATCGTCGACTGGCTGGCCTCTACCCTGACGGCTGCCGGGCATCAGGTCGAAGTCGTCTACCTGCCTGAACTGGATGCACCGGATCTGCTGTTCCAGCAGATGATGGCGCTGCGTTGGGTGGACCTTCAGGCCGCCGATCGGATCATCTGCTTCCGACCCCAGTCGCACCTGATTCCTCACCCGCATAAAATCCTCTGGTTTATCCACCATATCCGTGCGTTCTACGATATGTGGGACAGCCCGTATCGCGACTTTCCGGACAACGCCAAGCATCGCGCCATCCGCGATGCACTGGCTGACGCCGATACCAGGGCACTGGGCGAAGCAAAGACCATTTTCACCAACTCCAAGGTCGTATCCAACCGACTCAAGACCTATAACGATGTCGACAGCGAGGTGCTCTACCCGCCTGTATTCGAATCGGAACGGTTCTTTTGCGCCGGATACAACGACGAGATCGCTTATATCTGCCGCCTCGAACATCACAAGCGCCAGCACTTGCTGATCGATGCACTGAGCTATACCACGACGCCGGTTCGCCTGCGTCTGTTGGGAACGGGGGCCGGGCCTGACTACGGTATTTCCCTGCGGCAGAAGATCGAGGAATTCGGTCTCGAAGATCGCGTGACCCTTGATGATCGCTGGATCACTGAAGAGGAAAAGGTCGAGCATCTGTCGTTATGTCTCGCCGCCGCTTACCTGCCGGTCGACGAGGACTCCTACGGCTATCCGAGCCTGGAAGCCAGTCACGCCGAAAAACCGATTCTCACCACCACCGACTCGGGTGGCGTGCTGGAGTTGGTCAAGGACGGCTATAACGGCTACATCGCCGAACCGACGCCCGAGTCCCTGGCCCAGGCGATGGACAAGCTGTACAGGGATCGGAGCAACACCGAAGCCATGGGCAAGAACGCCAAACAGCGATTGGTTGACTTGAAAATTTCCTGGTCACATGTGCTGGAGCGTCTGTTGGCATGA
- a CDS encoding ABC transporter permease, which produces MRNGSVSIAVSDIIAATRRYSLVGMLGWQDVRQRYRRSALGPFWLTISMGVMIGTIGVVFGQIFNSPIQEFLPFLAIGMILWSFMSTVITEGCTGFIAAEGIIKQLPIPLFAHIMRMIWRNILILGHNIVIFPLVLLAVSKPLTWLALLSIPGFAVALLNLTWIALLLGILCARYRDLPQIVGSLLQVVFYLTPIMWMPSLLPQRAGLYLLDLNPAYHIMSVVRSPLIGQLPTATNWWVSLGMAVVGWAIALVVYGRYKRRIAYWL; this is translated from the coding sequence ATGCGCAATGGTTCAGTAAGTATCGCCGTGTCGGACATCATCGCCGCGACAAGGCGCTACTCATTAGTAGGGATGCTAGGCTGGCAAGACGTCCGGCAGCGCTATAGAAGGTCGGCACTGGGACCGTTCTGGCTGACCATCAGCATGGGCGTCATGATCGGTACCATCGGCGTGGTTTTCGGCCAGATCTTCAATTCGCCGATTCAGGAATTCCTTCCATTCCTCGCCATCGGCATGATCCTGTGGAGTTTCATGTCCACGGTCATTACTGAAGGATGCACCGGGTTCATTGCGGCCGAAGGCATCATCAAACAACTGCCGATCCCGCTATTCGCGCACATCATGCGCATGATCTGGCGCAACATATTGATTCTGGGTCACAACATCGTGATCTTTCCCCTGGTGCTGCTCGCGGTCAGCAAGCCACTGACCTGGCTGGCGCTGCTGAGCATTCCGGGCTTCGCCGTGGCACTGCTCAACCTGACGTGGATTGCCCTGCTGCTGGGGATTCTCTGCGCACGCTACCGCGACCTCCCGCAAATCGTCGGGAGTCTGTTGCAGGTCGTGTTCTACCTCACACCGATCATGTGGATGCCAAGCCTGCTGCCACAGCGTGCCGGGCTGTACCTGCTGGACCTGAACCCGGCCTATCACATCATGTCGGTGGTTCGTTCGCCGCTGATCGGTCAATTGCCAACTGCCACCAACTGGTGGGTTTCCCTGGGCATGGCCGTCGTCGGCTGGGCCATTGCGCTCGTGGTCTACGGTCGCTACAAGCGCCGTATCGCTTACTGGCTCTAA
- a CDS encoding DegT/DnrJ/EryC1/StrS family aminotransferase produces MKRISVAQPKLAGNERNYVLDCLDTNWISSNGKYIGAFEESFAAFCGVKHAIATNNGTTALHLALVVLDLQPGDEVIIPTVTYIATANAVRYCGATPVLVDVCADTMNIDPQTIESKITAKTKGIIPVHLYGHPAQMDVVNEIARKHNLWVVEDAAEAHGAEVKGSKVGSLGTCATFSFFGNKIITTGEGGMITTNDDELAAKLRLFRGQGMDPNRRYWFPVIGYNYRMTNIQAAIGLAQMENIATALSDRDRLAGWYNEALADLKGKIVLPTEAAWAKQVFWMYNIFLADGDEHKRDAVMQKLDAMGIETRPVFYPMHVLPPYKEDNVYPVADLWSGRGINLPTHQDLTQADIIRIAASLREVLAD; encoded by the coding sequence ATGAAACGTATTTCTGTTGCACAACCAAAGCTCGCCGGCAATGAACGCAATTACGTGCTGGATTGCCTGGACACCAACTGGATCTCTTCCAACGGCAAATACATCGGCGCCTTCGAAGAAAGCTTTGCAGCCTTCTGCGGCGTCAAGCATGCGATCGCCACCAATAACGGCACGACTGCGCTGCACCTGGCCCTGGTAGTACTGGACCTGCAACCGGGCGACGAAGTCATCATCCCGACGGTGACCTACATTGCCACGGCGAACGCAGTGCGCTATTGCGGGGCGACCCCGGTATTGGTGGATGTGTGCGCCGACACCATGAACATCGATCCGCAGACGATCGAAAGCAAGATCACTGCAAAAACCAAAGGCATTATCCCGGTGCACCTCTATGGCCATCCTGCACAAATGGATGTCGTCAATGAAATCGCCCGCAAACACAACCTCTGGGTGGTGGAAGATGCTGCCGAGGCGCACGGTGCCGAAGTAAAAGGCAGCAAAGTCGGCAGCCTGGGGACTTGTGCGACCTTCAGCTTTTTCGGCAACAAGATCATCACCACCGGCGAAGGCGGCATGATCACCACCAACGACGATGAACTGGCCGCCAAACTGCGCCTGTTCCGTGGTCAGGGCATGGATCCGAATCGTCGGTACTGGTTCCCGGTGATTGGCTACAACTACCGCATGACCAACATCCAGGCAGCCATCGGTCTGGCCCAGATGGAAAACATTGCCACTGCACTGTCCGATCGCGATCGTCTGGCCGGCTGGTACAACGAAGCGCTGGCAGACCTCAAGGGCAAGATCGTTCTGCCAACCGAGGCCGCCTGGGCCAAACAGGTATTCTGGATGTACAACATCTTCCTGGCCGATGGTGACGAGCACAAACGCGACGCGGTCATGCAGAAACTGGATGCGATGGGCATCGAAACCCGCCCCGTTTTCTATCCGATGCACGTTCTGCCACCTTACAAGGAAGACAATGTCTACCCTGTGGCGGACCTCTGGTCGGGCCGCGGCATCAACCTGCCAACGCACCAGGACCTGACTCAGGCAGACATCATCAGAATTGCAGCCAGCCTGCGTGAGGTCCTGGCAGACTGA
- a CDS encoding GDP-mannose 4,6-dehydratase encodes MSTAGKRALITGIQGFTGRYMAAELQASGYEVIGLGSQPSDEPGYFQVDLADGTALRDVLATIQPDVVIHLAALAFVGHGAADTFYRVNLIGTRHLLEAIAACGKVPDCVLLASSANVYGNASAGLLSETTAPAPANDYAVSKLAMEYMASLWHNRLPLVITRPFNYTGVGQAESFLLPKIVAHFRQRADKIELGNLDVSRDFSDVRAVVKAYRGLIEARPLGQTVNVSSGKSHSLREVIDMCSAITGHQIEVEVNPAFVRANEVKILCGDNSRLCELVKGWDTPGLDQTLSWMLSAE; translated from the coding sequence ATGAGTACTGCCGGTAAACGCGCGCTGATTACAGGTATTCAAGGTTTCACTGGGCGGTACATGGCTGCTGAGCTTCAAGCCAGCGGGTATGAGGTGATAGGGCTGGGATCCCAGCCTTCGGATGAGCCTGGATACTTTCAGGTTGATCTGGCCGACGGTACTGCTCTGCGTGACGTGCTGGCAACTATTCAACCGGATGTCGTCATCCATTTGGCGGCGTTGGCGTTCGTCGGGCATGGTGCTGCCGATACTTTTTATCGGGTCAATCTGATAGGCACGCGGCACTTGCTCGAAGCCATTGCGGCGTGCGGCAAAGTGCCTGACTGCGTACTGCTCGCCAGTAGCGCCAATGTCTACGGCAATGCCTCCGCCGGACTGTTGAGCGAAACCACGGCGCCTGCGCCGGCCAACGATTACGCCGTCAGCAAGCTGGCCATGGAATACATGGCCAGTCTCTGGCACAACCGCCTGCCGCTGGTGATCACCCGGCCGTTCAACTACACCGGCGTCGGCCAGGCTGAAAGCTTCCTGTTGCCGAAGATCGTCGCCCATTTTCGTCAGCGTGCTGACAAGATCGAGCTCGGCAACCTGGATGTCTCGCGGGATTTCAGTGATGTCCGGGCAGTGGTCAAGGCTTATCGCGGTCTGATCGAAGCCCGGCCTTTGGGGCAAACGGTCAACGTGAGTTCTGGCAAAAGCCACTCGCTTCGTGAAGTCATCGACATGTGTTCGGCGATCACCGGTCACCAGATCGAAGTGGAAGTTAATCCGGCATTTGTCCGCGCCAATGAAGTAAAAATCCTGTGCGGTGACAATTCCCGTCTTTGCGAACTGGTCAAAGGGTGGGATACACCCGGTCTGGACCAGACGTTGAGCTGGATGCTTTCGGCGGAATAA